One part of the Streptomyces nigra genome encodes these proteins:
- a CDS encoding primosomal protein N' produces MSSEDEQPAGGADGAPPEQLALIRESVRKAKVPRAKPRTWRGAPLAKELPVARVLVDKGVLHLDRYFDYAVPEELDEQAQPGVRVRVRFGAGAHNVRDGRREGGGLRDGYIVERLAESDYQGPLAALAQVVSPEPVLDPDLLALARAVADRYAGSLADVLQLAIPPRHARAEARTLPPPPPPPSAPDPGPWQRYEHGPRFLEALAAGRSPRAVWTALPGPQWAQEIALAVRATLASGRGALVVVPSGRSAARVDAALTETLGEGQHALLTADAGQERRYLEWLAVRRGSVRAVVGTRAAMFAPVRDLGLVVVWDDGDSSHSDDNAPFPHVREVLELRAAGGKCGFLLGSWTCTVEAAQLVRSEWAVPLTADRERARRLTPLVRTVGDGDLARDEAARAARLPSLAWQAAREGLRHGPVLVQVPRRGYVPRLACDRCREPARCRHCAGPLEASGGGGALCCAWCGQDSPDWHCPQCGGFRLRAQVVGARRTAEELGRAFPAVPVRTSGREHVLDTVPDGPALVVSTPGAEPVAEGGYAAALLLDGWAMLGRADLRSGEEALRRWITASALVRPQEAGGTVVIVAEATLRPVQALVRWDPVGFAVRELSERAELGFPPVSRMAAVSGPPDALAEFLAGVELPGDAEVLGPVPLPVTPAGRPRRPGGPPPGEQWDRALVRVPPGTGAALAAALKSARAARMARGGGEPVLVRIDPLDIG; encoded by the coding sequence GTGAGCAGCGAGGACGAGCAGCCGGCAGGCGGCGCCGACGGGGCGCCGCCCGAGCAGCTTGCCCTCATCCGGGAGAGCGTGCGCAAGGCCAAGGTGCCCCGCGCCAAACCCCGGACCTGGCGCGGCGCCCCGCTCGCCAAGGAGTTGCCCGTGGCGCGGGTGCTGGTCGACAAGGGTGTGCTGCACCTCGACCGCTACTTCGACTACGCCGTGCCCGAGGAGCTCGACGAGCAGGCGCAGCCCGGGGTGCGGGTGCGGGTGCGGTTCGGCGCCGGGGCGCACAACGTCCGCGACGGGCGCCGCGAGGGCGGTGGGCTGCGGGACGGCTATATCGTCGAGCGCCTCGCCGAGAGCGACTACCAGGGGCCGCTGGCCGCCCTCGCCCAGGTGGTGTCGCCGGAGCCCGTCCTCGACCCCGACCTGCTCGCCCTCGCCCGCGCCGTCGCCGACCGGTACGCCGGGAGCCTCGCCGACGTCCTGCAGCTGGCCATCCCGCCCCGGCACGCCCGCGCCGAGGCGCGCACGCTGCCGCCGCCCCCACCGCCGCCCTCCGCGCCGGACCCCGGCCCCTGGCAGCGGTACGAGCATGGGCCGCGGTTCCTGGAGGCGCTGGCGGCCGGGAGGTCGCCGCGTGCGGTATGGACCGCGCTGCCCGGGCCGCAGTGGGCCCAGGAGATCGCCCTGGCGGTCCGCGCCACCCTCGCGTCCGGGCGGGGCGCTCTGGTCGTCGTGCCGTCCGGGCGCTCGGCCGCCCGGGTGGACGCCGCGCTCACGGAGACCCTGGGGGAGGGACAGCACGCGCTGCTGACCGCCGACGCGGGCCAGGAGCGCCGCTATCTGGAGTGGCTGGCCGTGCGGCGCGGGTCCGTCCGGGCCGTGGTCGGCACCCGTGCCGCGATGTTCGCCCCGGTGCGCGACCTCGGGCTCGTGGTCGTCTGGGACGACGGGGACTCCAGCCACAGCGACGACAACGCGCCGTTCCCGCATGTGCGGGAGGTGCTGGAGCTGCGGGCGGCGGGCGGCAAGTGCGGGTTTCTGCTGGGGAGTTGGACCTGCACCGTGGAGGCGGCCCAGCTGGTCCGCAGCGAGTGGGCCGTACCGCTCACCGCGGACCGCGAGCGGGCGCGGCGCCTCACCCCGCTCGTGCGGACCGTCGGCGACGGGGACCTCGCCCGCGACGAGGCCGCCCGCGCCGCCCGGCTGCCGTCCCTGGCCTGGCAGGCCGCCCGGGAGGGGCTGCGGCACGGCCCGGTCCTCGTCCAGGTGCCCCGGCGCGGTTACGTCCCCCGGCTCGCCTGCGACCGGTGCCGGGAGCCCGCCCGGTGCCGGCACTGCGCGGGCCCCCTGGAGGCGAGCGGCGGTGGCGGTGCCCTGTGCTGCGCCTGGTGCGGGCAGGACAGCCCCGACTGGCACTGCCCCCAGTGCGGCGGGTTCCGGTTGCGCGCCCAGGTCGTCGGCGCCCGCCGGACGGCCGAGGAGCTGGGGCGGGCGTTCCCGGCGGTGCCGGTGCGCACCTCGGGGCGTGAGCATGTGCTCGACACCGTGCCGGACGGCCCCGCCCTGGTGGTGAGCACACCGGGCGCGGAGCCGGTGGCCGAGGGCGGGTACGCGGCGGCGCTGCTGCTGGACGGCTGGGCGATGCTCGGGCGGGCGGACCTGCGGTCCGGCGAGGAGGCCCTGCGACGCTGGATCACCGCCTCCGCGCTGGTCCGGCCGCAGGAGGCGGGCGGCACCGTGGTGATCGTCGCCGAGGCGACGCTGCGTCCGGTCCAGGCGCTGGTGAGGTGGGACCCGGTGGGGTTCGCCGTACGGGAGCTGTCCGAGCGCGCCGAGCTGGGGTTCCCGCCGGTGTCCCGGATGGCGGCGGTGTCCGGTCCGCCGGACGCCCTCGCGGAGTTCCTGGCGGGGGTCGAACTGCCGGGCGACGCGGAGGTGTTGGGACCGGTGCCGCTGCCGGTCACCCCGGCGGGCCGCCCCCGCCGCCCCGGCGGCCCACCACCCGGCGAACAGTGGGACCGTGCTCTGGTCCGGGTCCCCCCCGGCACCGGCGCGGCACTGGCGGCGGCGTTGAAGTCCGCACGGGCGGCACGGATGGCCCGGGGCGGGGGCGAACCGGTACTGGTACGGATCGATCCGCTGGACATCGGCTGA